Genomic window (Trichlorobacter lovleyi):
AAAATAGAGACGTAGTTTATAAAGATAGGTTTTAATGGTGTCTGCACACGCATCGCCATTGGCTACATCTTTACCAAACCAGTCGGCCGCATTTTGAAGAAAATCCTCTCGCAAAGCCGGGATAACTTCTGCTGATTGGGGATTGTATGTCGCTACTGCTAGTTTGCTTGCCATGTTATATTGCCTTATTACTACCTTAACAGGGCTCCACAAAAGGATTTTCTACGGCAATCGTCGGCTCTGTTTCGATTTCACCTGGTAAAGCACCATTCTTATCTTCTTTTTCCAGTGTCGTAAGGACAGCATCAATAATCCCTTTTATCTTGCGGGCATGGTCAAGGCCGATACTGTCTTTAGTCAGGTCGATTGAGCCGTAAAATGAGACTCGATCAAGTCTATTTTCGATTGAGAGGCCGTTGATCTGGATTACTTCAGATTCGTTTGTATATGGAGTCATTTAGTGTCCTCTCTTGTGTTTTTGTACATTAGTTCATCAAAATTTTCTTCATAAGCAACCTTCAATATGCCTCTAGTTTTAAGTGTCCGGAGATATTTGGCCACCAGCGTAAAGGCAGCAATCTCTTCTTCGAATGAGCAGTTATCGGTTTCTTCTATAAATATTTTTGTCAATTCATTTGTAAGTCGAACCCTCGGCTCAATAGGCGCATGTATCAGTTTTCTTATTGCAGGTACGTCAGGCACATCATAAAGAAACGGATCACCGGTGTTGCTATTCCACCAATCCGGATTGATCTGCAAAACAATGAACATTTTTTTTGTTAGTTTTTTGCTTAGCTGCCGACTACCCCGGAGTAACGCGCTAACATAGGTCTGCGAAATACCAAGGTGTTGGGCAAAGCTCACTTGAGTAAGTCTAAGACTGTAAAGAATGTATTGAAGTTTTTCAGATTCTGTTTCTATTTTCTTTGAATCGCCACAAGCAGACTCAGATTGCTCGGCATCAATGTGGTTTCCATCAGCTGTCATTTTAATGCCTCATTTTGGGAGCTGAGAGTTTTATGGCTTGCGCTTTCACTTGCACTGGCATTGCAGGAAACAGGTTGATCCCCGCCGCCTGTTCAACTTCGGCCACACTGGCCACATTATACTGATCACCAGGTGCATTGGGTGTGACATAGCATCCGGCTTGCTGCCTTTGTTGGTCGTATAGACATTTGAAGATGTCTGAAGGGATAATCACTCTGCCCTTTAGTGCCCGAAGTTGCCCACGGAAAAGAGGGCCCGTAATGACATATAGTTGCCCACGCCGTTTGGCCTCGTAGCGAGTTGCTGACTCAATAGCACTCCAGAGACCGGTGTTGTTGGAATGATCCTGAACCATCATATTAGAAAGGAGAAATGTACCATCCCTGTTTTCAGGAATCATATCACGATTATTTATACAGTGACCCCGGTCAAATCCAGAGTGCTGAAAATCTCGGAGCTCAGACCGTTCGTCTGAAGGCAGGCGTGGGTCAGGCCGGAAATTGTCGTGACGGGCGACTCCCCTCCCCTCGTCCAGATCATTTTTATTCAGTAACTCGGCACCCCACAATGGCCCACGGGTTAAGCCCGAGTGGCCGTTGGCAAACCCCGAGTTGCAAAGCACACGATACTTGTTCGCCATCTTTGGATTGACCAAAACAGGTGCCTGCCCGCCTGCAAAGTATTGAGGGCAAGCGTCTTGGGCAAACGAAAAAGAGGATAAAGAGACGATGAGCGCCAAAAAAAGAAATGTTGCCGCAATGTTTCTCATGCGCAAGCCCTCTTTTGACCACGCCCGACAAAACGGTATATAATCGCCCCTAACGGGCCACCCAACAACAACACTAATATCCATATAATCTTGTCGTTTTGTCCTTTAAATTCTGACTTTAGGCAGTCGATTAACTCAATCACCCAAAACACGAACATGCCTACTGAAAAAATCATAGCAACAAACCAAATGAATAACGCAGATCCTACCATAATATTTAGTCCCTTCAGTTTATGTTAAAGTCGTTTGCTAAATAATAGTATCTATATAGCCGTTATGTTGGGTTTTTGAGCAAGCGGGCCTTCATTTCTTTTCCGGCTTTGAATACAGGAAGTTTTTTGGGCTCAACATTAATCTGAACACCCGTTTTAGGATTACGACCAGCATATCCATCATAGTCTTTGACAGCAAAACTGCCAAAGCCCCTAATCTCAATACGGTCACCTGACGTCATAGCCTCTTCCATTGATTCAAATATTGTATTGACAACTTGTTCAGCACGGCGATAAGGCATGCGCGGCACCGCTTCTGAAAGTTTGGCAACAAGATCTGATCTATTCATGTTTTCCTCCTCCAATAATTACTAATTGTCTTCAATAAGCAAAAAATTGATTGCCGAATTTGCGGTTTGTTGCTGACGCAGATCGCTTTCGGCTGCCCTTGCGTTCCTCCCTTAGAAGTGCAGAACACCTACGGTTACATGTTGGCCGAGATAAGAACTTTTCCATGGGCTCAAGCTCAATTTGCACAAGAATCTTTTGGCAATAGGCACATCTTCTTCCATCTGTGTCAGTCCCAATGTTGCTACAAACCACATACAATACCTCAATACCCGCGAAGCCAGTATTTACGGGGCCTCAGGAGGCCGACGCAAGAATTCGCGTTTTAAGCCGTTTTTTGTTATTAGCCTATGTCAAGGCTACCCCTTAAAAGAAAAACCGTCTACGTTTTTTTGGCCAAAATTCGTGTTTTCTTAATTTTTACCACTATTCTTAGTCTTGGTCAATATTACTATACAGATGGATTATTCTGCACAGTAATAAATAAGCATTATTCCGGGCCATTATGGTTATCTCGGCTTTTAAACGTTTTAAGCCTCTTTACCGTATTTTGCGTAATAAAATGTGTTTTCTAAAGAAAACTAGACTTTTTACATTTTTGTGGTAGTAATTGTGAAAATTGGATTATTTTGGGGGAAGAGCCATGAAACAGAAAAAAGAAGCAAGCAATCTTGATTCTGCACCAGAAATGCTAACTAAGCGCGTCTCAATCAAGAAAGAAGTAATAAACAAAATTCTTGGTGTTTCATCGCTTTTCAGGGATGAACTACCGCTGGATGCAAAAGAAGGAGAAGTGTTAGGGTTTTTTCTTGAAAAAGGCTTCATGTCTCTTGTCGAGAGCGGAGAAATTAAAAAGCGTCTTAACAACCTTGTTGGCGATCTGGCTGACCTGTAAACAGGAGGTGTTCTGTGAGTGGCAATAATGGATACGATATTTCGCATGAGGTGTTTTTACTTATAGAGGAAGCTGATGCCTGCAAGGATCCGTCTGTAAAGCAATCCGCAGCAGACAGGCTTACCGCAATCGCGGAGCGATTGACTGTCGGCCACACCAACTTTCAATCATTCAATGAACTGCTCGCCGCGGCAGAAATGGGTTACCGCCCTACCCTGTTTGTAAACCAAGGAGACCATTTCAGGGCACTAGCTGATATCTACGATTACGGGCAAAAGGTTTGCGGCAGGACTGCCAGGGCTTACAGAAAGTAAGTCTGCGGCTTTTGAAGGAGGTGCATCATGGGCGAATCTCAGATGGATCTGTTCAGTGCAACCAGTGATGAACGTATGATTATGAGAAGCAGGCTTGAAAGTGATTCCGTCCAGCATGCCTGGTATGAGCTTGCTCTTATATCCATTCGTGGGGGGTTTCTGATTGAAAAACACTCCGGAAGCGATATTGGCGGCTTAAATATTGAGATCTGGTTCCGGCGTTCCCTTGATGCTGCTGAAAAGAAATACAGCCAGATTCTACACGAAAAAATTAAACCGGACCGCAAGAGCCCGAGAAAGTACCACTTGGTCTACTCAAGAGCATTTGCTTAATCAGGGCTTTTGACAGTTTTGACAGTGCCCGGATAAGGGGAAATAAAAAAAGGCGGGGATCCTTTTCATGGATCACCCGCCTTTCTCTTTCCGAACCAATGCTCGAAGCCTGGCCGAAGATTTAAATAGTAACGCTGGCATTATGCGCCTTGAGCAACAAATTGCTGGCCGCAGTGATGAAAACGATCACAACGCTCAGCGCGATCAAGGTAGTCAGTTGCAGCTTTATCAGCTGCTTCAAGTGTAGGAGCTACCCCGAAAGGCTTCATCGACAACCCTGAGGCTGCCGGCAAAATGTTCCACACATAAGAACCTGGCCAACCAGTTATAAGTTTACGCCTTTGCATACTATCCACCTTACCTTTCTAGTTAGTTAGAGAACTAAACTGCTGGAACTTCGCCCATGAACTCAACTGCGCTCGAAGGAACACGATTGAGAGCCTTCATGAAGTCATCCCAGGAAAGATTGAACTGCCGACCGTTAATTTTTACACGTACCATGACTTCCTCCTCTTTCTTCTCTATGTAAGATATGCCCCACCAGGGCCTTCAACCCTCAACAACATGGTTGAGGACTCAAGGCCCTGGTGGTTCAAAAGGAGGAGAGATAGTGTAAAACTCGCAAACCAAAACACCGGGGTCAGAAGAAGGACGGATCCTTGGTCTGACTTACCGGTGATTTGGAAAGCGGGGCCTCTGTTAGCCGAAAATACAACCAATCAGAGGAAGGCAACGCAGAAATTCAAACATAGAAGGTTTATAAGCCTTCTTGGTTTTTGCGTAAGATGCCTTGGCGATAGACAGGTGGTAGGTGTCGCTGGCGTATGAGACTTGCATGGTATTCTCCTTATTATCCTGAGATTGGGTAAGCTTTCACTTCCCTAAGGAGGCACCGTATCCACGCAATACTCCCGAAGGAGGCGTGAAAACAATGCCTCCTTGCGGAGTTGAAAGAAGCGATCTAACCCTGCCAGAAGGGGTTAGAACAAAAACCCCATCGACCGGAGTCGCTGGCGGGGATGAGGGGGATCAAACTACTTCAGTCCAATGTTCGATATCCGGATATTGTTCGTTCATCTCAGCAGCCATTTTTTCAGCAACTGAGCTGTCAATTGGCTGACCGTTGCCACAAAATCCAGTAATCTTACTTTTCCATACGATCCTTTTCATGTACTGCTCCTTTCGCGTAAGCGTGGAAAATAAAAAACCCGAATAGCATATCCAAAATGACCTGAGTCATAATGGGCTAAACGGGTTTAAGTGATAATATGTAAACTCTTTGCCCTGGTGGGGGAAGAAAGAGTTTTGGTGGGTATGGACACAAATCAGCCGGGGCTGGTGTGTCTCGGGGGAGAAGAAATTTCACCTATTGAAATTTCTTGGGTACGACAGCCTGGTGAGGACTGAAGGGTAGCTCGGAAGAGCTAGGCGGAGAGAAGATAGTGTGATCTTAAGAAATTTAGACAGGAAAATCAAGAATTTTTTCGGGCGGAAATAAAAAAAAGAGGTGACCCGAAGGTCACCTCTCTTCCGCATGGATAGCGGGATGTTTTAGCAGTAGCGCAGGACATATTTAACTGCGTGGGGAAAGTCAAGGCCATGGAGGTGCCGAACCAGTTGGATCGGACCCATTGCCTTGCACCCAGCAAAACAGTTAAGAAAGCCTTTTGCTATTGATGCAGATGGCCCCTGGTCATCATGGAATGGACACCGGAGTGTCCAATTGCCAAAAACCTGAAAGCCTGCATCTTCGAGGATCTGTTTGAGTACATCACGTCCGGCATTATCTGCCCTCTCAATCTGGTGATCAGGAATTAAGGTAGATTCCTTTTTTTCCTTCCCAGCCAGGTAGTCATCTATCTCTTCAAGTTCAGATGAGAGATTACGGTGTTCACGAAATAACTTTTCAAACTTCTGAAGAAGCGTGATCTGTTTCATAAACCTGCGAATCTCTCCTTGGTTATGGAGAAAATTGGGATTCATGCCAAGGCGTTCTGCTTCTCGTTCACACCCCCAGAGCAGTTGCTCTAAACGGTAGATGCGATCAGCAACAAAGCCCCTTCTGGCTTGTGCAGCTGCTTTGAGTGGCACATCCATCTCTTTAGCCCTTTCAAGCAGTTGCTGAAATCCCCTGGTGTCAGTGTTTGGGGGTGTCGGCCAAATGACCTCAACCTCTCCATCGATGTGCTCGACGGTTCTTGGTGTTTGTAAAAACCACATCTTAATCCCTCCTGTAGCCAACAGCATTTACATACTGTTCTGCAGCCGCTCGTGCAGCAGATTCAGTCTGTTCTTCGCCAAAGTGCTTGAGAGTGAGTGAGATGCAGGGAGGCATAACAAACCAGTCCCAAAGACCTGATTTGTGGCTTACTAGGATTTGAAAATTCCGTTTAGGCATTTTATGCCTCCTTTCTTAGAAGAGTGATTCCTGAGCAGACGCTGCAAATGCACGGTCTGCTACAATGTCACTGTGACGGCGCCTCATTTCTTTAAGCCCCATTGCTGAAGCCTCCGAAATGAATTTCCAGGCTATACGCTCGGCGTCCTCTTTGGTGGGAAGCGCCGGGCTTATGAAGATGCCACCGACTGCCTGCGCAAATTTCCGCGCATACTTTTCGGCCAGGGCGATCCTGTATCTGCCGTCACTGCCAGGTATGATGTCAAAGTACGGTGATTTCATTCCGCACCTCCGTGTGTGTGAGATACACGGCCCCCATACGGGCCGTGGTGATGCTTGTGGCCCGTATATGGCAGGGGGAAAGGTTTGGTTAAATCAGCCAGTCCTCGTCTGCGTTCAGCAGTTCGTCGAGGGTTACCTGATGCAGACCAGGCGGGATGAAATTTTCTGCAAAGTAGCGGACCTCAGGGAGGTTCGACTTCAGAAGACTCTCTCGCATGCTGCGGTTATCCAAGACGTAAGCAATCTGAACTGCGCCGATTGCCAAAGGACTGGTAATTGAGGTAAGAGTGTCAGCCGCCTCTTCAGCAGCTGTGGCCTCGTCCCCGGTTTTGATCAACGCGAGGGCGTGGGTGATTACGAAGATCCGGAACTGCTGATCCAGATCGCCATGCACCCGATACTCAGGCAAATGATCCAGGTAAACCTGGACTTCTGGGAGGCCCGAGTCAGCCAGTGCCTGTTGGAGTCGGGCAGCGGCAGGAGCGAACTCCCGGTTATCCGCTGCCAACTCCTTGTGGCACTTGATGAGTGCTGAGATACGGTCTGCAGCCTTGATCACCTGCTTGTATTCAGCAGGGATTTGAAAGGCTGATCTGTAGAAGCTTTGAAGTTTTTCCGGCAGAAAAGCGATCAGGCGATCCAAGGCGTACGCCTCAATCTGATCAGCTATCTTTTTGATCGCCCCGCCGGCGAACTGCTTAACCGGCGTAGGAAAATCTCCCGTGAAAATTTCCAAAGCGTCGTGGTAGATGCCATACACAGAAGCCATGGCGGGGTTCAACTTACCGCCAAACTGGCTGTTGCGGATCTCTACAAGCTTATAGACGATCGCCGCAACCTCCAGACTGTGCTGCTGCAGATTTTCGGTTTGGGTGTTTTTCATCAGCATCCAGCGGCTCATAAACATCCGCCAGATACATTCGAAAAATTTGGATATATTGTTCGGCATGAGTTCTCTCCACGCACCTCCCCCATCCGGGAGTATGCTGATCTGCTCCCGGCGCCAGGCGCACCCGAAGGTGATGGCGGGATAAAAAGAGGATTTCCCCCTTAGCTATATATGTCCAAGGGGTGCGGCATTAACTGGCCATAAAATCAAATAAAGCCAGTTGCACATCAGGAACCAATACAACCTTAGGCTTGCGCCTGAAGATTTCGGTTACCCGTGTGATGACCTTGACCAGTAACGGTGCCCACGGAATATCTTCCACGGGTTCTACTACCGGTGCAGCCATGGCCGCAGGTGCGAAGACTGGGCTGCCAGCAGGTGCTGCCTCCTGCATAACTACTTCTGCGGATTTAAGCAGGTCCTCATTTCCTTCAAGAATGGCCAAAACCATCTCTTCCA
Coding sequences:
- a CDS encoding HU family DNA-binding protein, whose protein sequence is MNRSDLVAKLSEAVPRMPYRRAEQVVNTIFESMEEAMTSGDRIEIRGFGSFAVKDYDGYAGRNPKTGVQINVEPKKLPVFKAGKEMKARLLKNPT
- a CDS encoding DNA/RNA non-specific endonuclease, which translates into the protein MRNIAATFLFLALIVSLSSFSFAQDACPQYFAGGQAPVLVNPKMANKYRVLCNSGFANGHSGLTRGPLWGAELLNKNDLDEGRGVARHDNFRPDPRLPSDERSELRDFQHSGFDRGHCINNRDMIPENRDGTFLLSNMMVQDHSNNTGLWSAIESATRYEAKRRGQLYVITGPLFRGQLRALKGRVIIPSDIFKCLYDQQRQQAGCYVTPNAPGDQYNVASVAEVEQAAGINLFPAMPVQVKAQAIKLSAPKMRH
- the yfbR gene encoding 5'-deoxynucleotidase — encoded protein: MPNNISKFFECIWRMFMSRWMLMKNTQTENLQQHSLEVAAIVYKLVEIRNSQFGGKLNPAMASVYGIYHDALEIFTGDFPTPVKQFAGGAIKKIADQIEAYALDRLIAFLPEKLQSFYRSAFQIPAEYKQVIKAADRISALIKCHKELAADNREFAPAAARLQQALADSGLPEVQVYLDHLPEYRVHGDLDQQFRIFVITHALALIKTGDEATAAEEAADTLTSITSPLAIGAVQIAYVLDNRSMRESLLKSNLPEVRYFAENFIPPGLHQVTLDELLNADEDWLI
- a CDS encoding CHC2 zinc finger domain-containing protein: MWFLQTPRTVEHIDGEVEVIWPTPPNTDTRGFQQLLERAKEMDVPLKAAAQARRGFVADRIYRLEQLLWGCEREAERLGMNPNFLHNQGEIRRFMKQITLLQKFEKLFREHRNLSSELEEIDDYLAGKEKKESTLIPDHQIERADNAGRDVLKQILEDAGFQVFGNWTLRCPFHDDQGPSASIAKGFLNCFAGCKAMGPIQLVRHLHGLDFPHAVKYVLRYC
- a CDS encoding helix-turn-helix domain-containing protein, translating into MTADGNHIDAEQSESACGDSKKIETESEKLQYILYSLRLTQVSFAQHLGISQTYVSALLRGSRQLSKKLTKKMFIVLQINPDWWNSNTGDPFLYDVPDVPAIRKLIHAPIEPRVRLTNELTKIFIEETDNCSFEEEIAAFTLVAKYLRTLKTRGILKVAYEENFDELMYKNTREDTK
- a CDS encoding PLDc N-terminal domain-containing protein, which encodes MVGSALFIWFVAMIFSVGMFVFWVIELIDCLKSEFKGQNDKIIWILVLLLGGPLGAIIYRFVGRGQKRACA